A genomic stretch from Thermodesulfatator atlanticus DSM 21156 includes:
- a CDS encoding integrase core domain-containing protein, with product TSKKFVSEMKNLQIKQILTSYSNPKGNAETERMIRTIKEELIWISEFRNLIEAKDRIGDWIRRYNREYVHSALSYMSPEKFEARYYEGRYREAA from the coding sequence CACGTCGAAGAAATTTGTATCAGAGATGAAGAATCTTCAGATAAAGCAAATATTGACGAGTTATAGTAATCCAAAAGGGAATGCGGAGACAGAACGGATGATAAGAACGATAAAAGAGGAATTGATATGGATTTCGGAATTTAGGAATTTAATAGAGGCAAAGGACAGAATTGGAGATTGGATAAGGCGATACAATCGTGAGTATGTGCATTCAGCGCTGAGCTATATGAGCCCAGAGAAATTTGAGGCAAGATATTATGAGGGAAGATACAGGGAGGCAGCTTAA